One Citricoccus sp. K5 DNA window includes the following coding sequences:
- a CDS encoding ABC transporter substrate-binding protein — translation MTTQNHPARTSRRTTLWLAAAPLALALAACSPAGQTASTGPVEKEGGTLTYLDAEASRSTQLQGAGTWQDSAYVENVTDRLVWKDPETGELLPYIAESWDVSEDGLTYEFTIRPGVTYSDGTPLDAASVQRNLQWQADGDEAKGIQPNNQFPAVESVESEGDTVTVALEHPYAEFLDVLSGWSASLVADATIEASLEEQQQITGLIGSGPFVVESEKYGEEIVFAKREGYDWAPEGVGHEGEAYLDRVVVRAVTDDTVRIGTFRSGQADAIRYIQPSDETQLAEQGAQIISAQGLGATNQWILKQQIPALQDVRVRQAIRDGIDRERIVEDLYTENWDVAQSIVTEDAFGFQDASETLQYDPDHANQLLDEAGYTERDAEGYRVKDGEQLHLITVIDVYDSTARPLYQLVQAQLKELGINLELRDADYSQVSAAYAAEDVAATRSGWPYPAPWATLRTSWDPEGTNGFALPSGDAKLEELFEAQATETDPAEREEILGDLQDHVIDEAYSVPLIKDSQIFAVQPTVHDFGFSAEARPLFYGAWTEEK, via the coding sequence ATGACCACCCAGAACCATCCCGCCAGAACATCCCGCCGGACCACGCTGTGGCTGGCCGCGGCGCCCCTGGCCCTGGCCCTCGCCGCCTGCAGCCCGGCCGGTCAGACGGCCTCCACCGGACCCGTGGAGAAGGAGGGGGGCACCCTGACGTACCTCGACGCCGAGGCCTCCCGCTCCACCCAGCTCCAGGGCGCCGGGACGTGGCAGGACAGTGCCTACGTGGAGAACGTCACCGACCGGCTCGTCTGGAAGGACCCGGAGACCGGGGAACTGCTCCCGTACATCGCCGAGTCCTGGGACGTCTCCGAGGACGGCCTGACCTACGAGTTCACCATCCGCCCGGGGGTGACCTACTCGGACGGGACGCCGTTGGACGCGGCGAGCGTGCAACGCAACCTCCAGTGGCAGGCCGACGGGGACGAGGCCAAGGGCATCCAGCCGAACAACCAGTTCCCCGCGGTCGAGTCCGTGGAATCGGAGGGGGACACCGTGACGGTGGCCCTGGAGCACCCGTACGCCGAGTTCCTCGACGTCCTCTCGGGCTGGTCCGCCTCCCTCGTGGCCGATGCCACCATCGAGGCCTCACTGGAGGAGCAGCAGCAGATCACCGGGCTCATCGGCAGCGGCCCCTTCGTGGTGGAGAGCGAGAAGTACGGCGAGGAGATCGTTTTCGCCAAGCGTGAGGGCTACGACTGGGCGCCCGAGGGCGTCGGCCACGAGGGGGAGGCCTACCTGGACCGGGTGGTGGTCCGCGCCGTCACGGATGACACCGTGCGCATCGGCACCTTCCGCTCCGGGCAGGCGGACGCCATCCGCTACATCCAGCCCAGTGACGAGACCCAGCTTGCGGAGCAGGGGGCCCAGATCATCTCCGCCCAGGGGCTGGGGGCCACCAACCAGTGGATCCTGAAGCAGCAGATCCCCGCCCTGCAGGACGTCCGGGTCCGGCAGGCGATCCGGGACGGGATCGACCGGGAGCGCATCGTCGAGGACCTCTACACGGAGAACTGGGACGTGGCGCAGAGCATCGTCACCGAGGACGCCTTCGGGTTCCAGGATGCGAGCGAGACCCTGCAGTACGATCCGGACCACGCCAACCAGCTGCTGGACGAGGCCGGCTACACGGAACGTGATGCCGAGGGGTACCGGGTCAAGGACGGCGAGCAGCTGCACCTGATCACGGTGATCGACGTCTATGACAGCACCGCCCGCCCGCTGTACCAGTTGGTCCAGGCCCAGCTGAAGGAGCTGGGCATCAACCTCGAACTGCGGGACGCCGACTACTCGCAGGTCTCGGCCGCCTACGCCGCGGAGGACGTGGCGGCCACTCGCTCCGGGTGGCCCTACCCGGCCCCGTGGGCCACCCTGAGGACCTCCTGGGACCCGGAGGGGACCAACGGATTCGCCCTGCCCTCCGGGGACGCGAAGCTGGAGGAGCTCTTCGAGGCCCAGGCCACGGAGACGGACCCCGCCGAACGCGAGGAGATCCTCGGTGATCTCCAGGACCACGTGATCGATGAGGCCTACAGCGTGCCGCTGATCAAGGACTCCCAGATCTTCGCGGTGCAGCCCACCGTCCACGACTTCGGCTTCAGCGCCGAGGCCCGCCCGCTGTTCTACGGCGCCTGGACGGAGGAGAAGTGA
- a CDS encoding class I SAM-dependent methyltransferase produces MAATFEELLEAGQSADVTGWDFSWLEGRATEERPPWGYAGHLARRLRDASASLDIQTGGGEVLAQAEVFPPTAVATESWAPNLARASARLHPRGVVVVSDQDEPPLPFADAAFDLVSSRHPASLWWEEIARVLKPGGTYLAQHVGPASAFELIEFFLGPQPGARHVRDPEAEADDARAAGLEVVDLRRARLRIEIHDVAAVVYLLRKVIWWVPGFTVAHHRCRLKDLHDHIQTHGPFITHSTRHLIEARQPTITGENQS; encoded by the coding sequence ATGGCCGCCACCTTTGAGGAACTGCTCGAGGCCGGTCAATCCGCGGACGTGACCGGGTGGGACTTCTCCTGGCTGGAGGGCCGGGCCACCGAGGAACGCCCCCCGTGGGGGTACGCCGGCCACCTGGCCCGCCGGCTCCGGGATGCCTCCGCCTCCCTGGACATCCAGACCGGCGGCGGGGAGGTCCTGGCCCAGGCTGAGGTGTTCCCGCCGACCGCCGTGGCCACGGAGTCCTGGGCGCCGAACCTCGCGCGGGCCAGCGCACGGCTGCACCCCCGTGGCGTGGTGGTGGTGTCCGACCAGGACGAACCGCCGTTGCCCTTCGCCGACGCCGCGTTCGACCTGGTCTCCAGCCGGCACCCCGCGAGCCTCTGGTGGGAGGAGATCGCCCGGGTCCTGAAGCCCGGGGGCACGTACCTCGCCCAGCACGTGGGCCCGGCCAGCGCGTTCGAACTCATCGAGTTCTTCCTCGGCCCCCAGCCGGGCGCCCGCCACGTGCGGGACCCGGAGGCGGAGGCGGACGACGCGCGGGCGGCAGGACTGGAGGTCGTCGACCTCCGCAGGGCTCGGCTGAGGATCGAGATCCATGACGTGGCCGCCGTGGTCTACCTGCTGCGCAAGGTCATCTGGTGGGTGCCCGGATTCACCGTGGCGCACCACCGATGTCGGCTGAAGGACCTGCATGACCACATCCAGACCCACGGGCCGTTCATCACCCATTCGACACGGCACCTCATCGAAGCACGCCAACCCACCATCACCGGGGAGAACCAGTCATGA
- a CDS encoding acyl-CoA dehydrogenase family protein, which produces MTTVSPTPTPAHVSTEALRAEFAPLFRRVRQGAVERERSRELPFLVVEELKQTGFTALRVPLEFGGRGVGLSEFAALLVDLAAADSNVAHLLRGHIAFLERLLLRPPGGHRDQWLRRIGAGALIGNAASERNELTEITTRLEERGGRWTVTGTKYYTTGSIYADWISLSAVRGETRHSVLVDASHHGVRVADDWDGFGQQLTASGGLTLAEVPVDPQDIRAFEPEDPHAGFGVGLFQVILLLVAAGVAQSAVEDAVDYVRPRRRTFAHRGELAPREEDVVQTVVGEVAAKAHAARLIALGQVAALDAYARKAADGAREGTPEAVASLAEESGQLAREVFQAQLVVLELVQRATTEIFEVGGASATSTSRSLDRHWRNARTIASHNPAKYRARAVGEYLLTGEFALWGGKGPAGGPAVQEAQDAQEAPEGQAGPAGNAGRGDADHGRHL; this is translated from the coding sequence ATGACCACTGTTTCACCTACCCCGACGCCGGCCCATGTGAGCACCGAAGCGCTCCGCGCCGAGTTCGCCCCCCTGTTCCGCCGCGTTCGACAAGGCGCCGTGGAGCGCGAGCGGTCACGGGAGCTTCCTTTCCTGGTGGTGGAGGAGCTCAAGCAGACGGGCTTCACCGCGTTGCGTGTTCCCCTCGAGTTCGGGGGCAGGGGAGTGGGATTGAGCGAGTTCGCCGCGCTGCTGGTGGACCTGGCCGCGGCGGATTCGAATGTCGCCCACCTGTTGCGCGGGCACATCGCCTTCCTGGAGCGGCTCTTGCTGCGGCCCCCCGGGGGCCACCGCGATCAGTGGTTGCGCCGGATCGGTGCGGGGGCGTTGATCGGCAATGCCGCCTCGGAGCGCAACGAGCTGACGGAGATCACCACCCGGCTGGAGGAGCGCGGCGGGCGGTGGACCGTCACGGGGACGAAGTACTACACCACCGGCAGCATCTACGCGGACTGGATCTCCCTGTCCGCCGTCCGAGGGGAGACCCGGCATTCGGTGCTGGTGGACGCCTCCCACCACGGGGTGCGGGTGGCCGACGACTGGGACGGCTTCGGCCAGCAGCTGACCGCCAGCGGTGGCCTCACGCTCGCCGAGGTCCCGGTGGACCCACAGGACATCCGCGCCTTCGAGCCGGAGGATCCGCATGCCGGGTTCGGGGTCGGGCTCTTCCAGGTGATCCTGCTCCTGGTGGCGGCAGGAGTGGCCCAGTCGGCGGTGGAGGATGCGGTGGACTATGTCCGCCCCCGCCGGCGGACCTTTGCCCACCGGGGCGAGCTGGCTCCCCGGGAGGAGGATGTGGTCCAGACCGTGGTCGGGGAGGTTGCCGCCAAGGCCCATGCCGCCCGGTTGATCGCGCTGGGGCAGGTGGCGGCGCTGGACGCGTATGCGCGGAAGGCTGCTGACGGTGCCCGGGAAGGGACTCCGGAGGCAGTGGCGTCCCTGGCGGAGGAGTCCGGCCAGTTGGCCCGTGAGGTGTTCCAGGCGCAGCTGGTGGTCCTCGAGCTGGTGCAGCGGGCCACCACCGAGATCTTCGAGGTGGGCGGGGCCTCGGCCACGAGCACCAGCCGGAGCCTGGACCGGCACTGGCGCAACGCCCGCACCATCGCCAGCCACAACCCCGCGAAGTACCGGGCCCGGGCGGTCGGCGAGTACCTGCTGACCGGCGAGTTCGCGCTGTGGGGCGGCAAGGGACCGGCGGGAGGCCCGGCCGTCCAGGAGGCCCAGGACGCCCAGGAGGCCCCAGAGGGCCAAGCCGGGCCAGCAGGCAATGCCGGTCGGGGTGACGCTGACCATGGCCGCCACCTTTGA
- a CDS encoding type IV toxin-antitoxin system AbiEi family antitoxin domain-containing protein has translation MSTRIALRQLADLSSSQWGMFTTAQAAAQDVSRLDLARLAGSGDIIRLANGVYRNAGSPSDEYEDLRVAWLSTDPRRLAEVRLGDQLPSVVASGASAAWLHHIGDLPADRHEFTVPTRRQSQRPEIRYRMRQLHEAEVTVVHGLPATTPERTIADLVDARTDLTLVADILSEAILKETFNLDRLAEALAPLAARNGFDQDDGKALRRHLLELAEMDLPSLAHQIASERDLSEAILQVVTASPAPNHAAARFDSRIVRLSRAAVASAQRSTDRKNGEGHE, from the coding sequence ATGAGCACGAGAATCGCGCTTCGCCAGCTTGCCGACCTGTCGTCATCCCAATGGGGGATGTTTACAACGGCCCAGGCAGCAGCACAGGACGTCTCTCGGCTTGACCTTGCACGCCTCGCAGGCTCCGGTGACATAATTCGGTTGGCTAACGGCGTCTACCGAAATGCCGGCTCACCGAGTGACGAGTACGAAGATCTACGTGTCGCGTGGCTCAGCACCGATCCTCGCCGTCTCGCAGAGGTTCGCCTCGGCGATCAACTGCCGAGCGTGGTTGCCTCTGGCGCCTCGGCTGCATGGCTCCACCACATCGGAGACCTGCCTGCAGATCGACACGAGTTCACCGTTCCGACACGGAGGCAATCCCAACGTCCTGAAATCCGGTATCGAATGCGGCAACTGCATGAGGCGGAAGTGACCGTCGTTCATGGGCTGCCCGCCACCACACCCGAACGCACGATCGCCGATCTGGTGGACGCACGCACGGACCTCACATTGGTCGCCGACATTCTGTCAGAAGCAATCCTCAAGGAGACGTTCAATCTCGACCGGCTGGCGGAGGCCCTCGCTCCCCTCGCAGCACGGAACGGGTTCGACCAGGATGACGGGAAAGCACTTCGGAGACATCTTCTCGAACTAGCTGAAATGGATCTTCCATCACTGGCTCACCAGATCGCCTCCGAACGGGACCTCTCGGAGGCGATTCTCCAGGTGGTCACTGCATCCCCGGCACCGAACCATGCTGCCGCCCGCTTTGATTCGCGGATCGTCAGACTCAGCCGTGCAGCTGTCGCCTCGGCCCAGCGCTCGACGGACCGGAAAAACGGTGAAGGACATGAGTGA
- a CDS encoding nucleotidyl transferase AbiEii/AbiGii toxin family protein, whose translation MSEPVPYGSATAVEAAIREAARRASIHNRSTPISAHIRQEHFRRFLSRVFSEGEQSEWLLKGGTGMLARVPAARATKDVDLYRSGFSLNEALVDLRRLASVDLGDHFHFVYAGHTATLGGGDQPYTDGFRVVFDAYVGAQKRSQVKVDLVVGTGLTTQPTLQAPANGLPLPRLVSHDYRLYPVVDQIADKVCATMMMYSGRPSSREKDLIDLVVLAVTQPVNGSELGRAIRFETRRRRLDTIRTFNIPTAWGSSYAAMAKEIPLCSDFRTIDQATKLASAFLDPVLTRPVTSIQWSPQERQWVPAPRTSG comes from the coding sequence ATGAGTGAGCCTGTGCCCTATGGAAGCGCTACGGCAGTCGAGGCGGCAATCCGCGAGGCAGCTCGGCGGGCCTCGATCCATAACCGCTCCACCCCCATTTCAGCGCACATCCGGCAAGAGCACTTTCGGCGATTCCTGAGCAGGGTTTTCTCAGAAGGAGAACAATCCGAATGGCTCCTCAAAGGCGGTACTGGAATGCTGGCCCGCGTTCCAGCCGCGCGGGCGACGAAAGACGTGGACCTCTACCGCTCTGGATTCAGTCTGAACGAGGCTCTGGTTGACCTTCGCCGCCTCGCGAGCGTGGATCTCGGCGACCACTTTCACTTCGTCTACGCTGGCCACACTGCCACCCTCGGTGGCGGAGACCAGCCGTACACTGATGGATTCAGAGTAGTCTTCGATGCCTACGTCGGCGCGCAGAAACGATCCCAAGTCAAAGTCGACCTCGTCGTAGGTACTGGACTGACGACACAGCCTACGCTGCAAGCACCAGCCAACGGGCTCCCACTTCCCCGTCTCGTGAGCCACGACTATCGTCTTTACCCGGTCGTCGATCAGATCGCCGACAAGGTCTGCGCCACCATGATGATGTACTCAGGCAGGCCATCGAGCCGCGAGAAGGACCTCATCGACCTCGTCGTCCTAGCCGTGACCCAACCAGTGAACGGATCCGAACTAGGCCGGGCCATCCGGTTCGAAACGCGCCGCAGGCGGCTTGATACGATTCGCACCTTCAACATTCCAACCGCGTGGGGCTCCTCATACGCCGCGATGGCCAAGGAGATTCCACTCTGCAGTGACTTCCGCACCATAGATCAAGCCACAAAACTGGCGTCCGCGTTCTTAGATCCGGTTCTGACCCGGCCCGTTACTTCCATCCAGTGGTCGCCACAAGAACGACAATGGGTACCGGCGCCGAGAACATCAGGTTGA
- a CDS encoding DNA alkylation repair protein has protein sequence MPSADELLGPIAATALTRSIQDLMPGAELHELPRAADSLTGLALRERADLLRDALLADLPGDYQSLAHVIRQARDSSSDFSGWLVWPVTGAVAARAVQEDTDAAFTDAMALLAELTGRLTSEFALRTLLRHDLPRGLEVITGWTDSADEHIRRLASEGTRPYLPWAVRVPGITAHPGVTVHLLEALYRDPSEYVRRSVANHLNDLSRDDPSLVVETAQRWLDAPGPATPALVRHGLRTLLKKGHPGALALLGFMPASVEVDGLHLAETQVPWGGEVRFTAALRNSGPEPARLAIDYVMHHRKANGTLSTKVFKLTTRDLPAGDEIVINRTHSFRSITTRRYYPGGHAVALQVNGIATAPVQFELLAADDTPGS, from the coding sequence ATGCCTTCCGCTGACGAGCTCTTGGGGCCAATTGCCGCCACTGCTCTCACTCGCTCCATCCAAGACCTCATGCCCGGAGCCGAGCTGCACGAGCTGCCACGTGCCGCCGATTCGCTCACCGGCCTCGCCCTCCGCGAGCGCGCGGACCTCCTGCGGGACGCTCTTCTCGCCGACCTCCCGGGCGACTACCAGTCACTCGCCCACGTCATCCGTCAGGCGAGGGACAGCAGCTCCGACTTCTCCGGCTGGCTCGTCTGGCCGGTTACCGGTGCGGTCGCCGCCCGGGCCGTCCAGGAGGACACCGACGCGGCGTTCACGGATGCCATGGCGCTCCTGGCAGAACTCACGGGCCGGCTCACCTCTGAGTTCGCCCTCCGCACTCTCCTGCGTCACGACCTCCCCCGGGGGCTGGAGGTCATCACGGGGTGGACGGATTCCGCGGATGAACACATCAGACGCCTGGCCAGTGAGGGCACTCGCCCCTACCTACCGTGGGCGGTGCGCGTCCCGGGAATCACTGCCCATCCCGGCGTGACCGTGCACCTCCTGGAGGCCCTGTACCGGGATCCCAGCGAGTACGTTCGGCGTTCGGTGGCCAACCACCTCAACGACCTCAGCCGAGACGATCCGAGCCTCGTGGTCGAGACGGCCCAGAGGTGGCTGGACGCGCCCGGCCCGGCCACTCCGGCGCTCGTGCGCCACGGCCTGCGCACCCTCCTCAAGAAGGGCCACCCCGGGGCCCTCGCCCTTCTCGGGTTCATGCCTGCATCAGTAGAAGTGGACGGGCTGCACCTCGCCGAGACGCAGGTGCCCTGGGGCGGGGAGGTCCGCTTCACCGCGGCGCTGCGCAACAGCGGCCCGGAGCCCGCCCGCCTCGCCATCGACTACGTGATGCACCACCGCAAGGCCAACGGCACCCTCAGTACCAAGGTCTTCAAGCTCACCACCCGGGACCTGCCCGCCGGAGACGAGATAGTCATCAACCGGACGCACTCCTTCCGGTCGATCACCACCCGCCGTTACTACCCCGGTGGTCATGCGGTCGCGCTTCAGGTCAACGGGATCGCCACCGCACCGGTGCAGTTCGAACTACTGGCCGCAGACGACACTCCCGGTTCCTGA
- a CDS encoding helix-turn-helix domain-containing protein, with protein sequence MPRRVDDFRGLTQKSRLRLLHAVQRIPGRLLQELAEETGLPLNTARDHLRVLEDEGLIARAPVETGRRGRPPNGYSPVRHTEHSPVAERRARTAQERGDTLRGLDPELDHRDALGDEAVHQLDALYEHLEDAGLEPEVNERDLTIGLLPCLYEEMIDADRPAVCSVHARLVRDQLEQVPGPLELRRLHPFVGPERCVLVLGRQGEAAPSSRSGGIEADRDDADLEQAAARALRGLPGRGRVPDRGAHSPE encoded by the coding sequence ATGCCGCGGCGGGTGGACGACTTTCGGGGGCTCACGCAGAAGAGCCGATTGCGGCTGCTGCACGCCGTGCAGCGCATCCCGGGCCGGCTCCTGCAGGAGCTCGCCGAGGAGACCGGGTTGCCCCTGAACACCGCCCGCGATCACCTGCGGGTCCTGGAGGACGAGGGGCTCATCGCCAGGGCTCCCGTCGAGACCGGCCGGCGGGGCCGGCCACCCAACGGGTACTCCCCCGTACGCCACACCGAGCACAGCCCCGTGGCGGAGCGGCGCGCCCGAACGGCTCAGGAACGGGGCGATACCCTCCGTGGCTTGGACCCGGAGCTCGACCATCGTGACGCCCTCGGAGACGAGGCGGTCCATCAGCTCGACGCCCTCTACGAGCACCTCGAGGACGCCGGCCTGGAGCCCGAGGTGAACGAACGTGATCTCACGATCGGGCTGCTGCCCTGCCTCTACGAGGAGATGATCGACGCGGATCGGCCGGCGGTCTGCTCCGTGCACGCCCGGCTCGTGCGGGACCAGCTCGAACAGGTCCCCGGTCCGCTGGAGCTGCGCCGCCTGCATCCGTTCGTCGGTCCAGAGCGCTGTGTGCTCGTGCTCGGACGCCAAGGGGAGGCGGCGCCGTCGTCGCGCTCCGGCGGGATCGAGGCTGATCGCGACGATGCTGACCTGGAGCAGGCGGCCGCGCGGGCGCTGCGGGGCTTGCCCGGCCGCGGGCGAGTGCCGGACCGCGGAGCCCACAGCCCCGAGTAG
- a CDS encoding globin domain-containing protein, translating into MRLSPDSQAVVAQTAGVVAEHAEEISKVFYPDMFAAHPELLNVFNQANQAIGEQPKALAASVVAFAVHLLDPGAPDFMPVMRRIAHKHVSLGISAPEYTIVGRYLLGAVKKVLGDAITPAVGAAWDEVYWLFATALIAEEGKLYATGGTDPQNPWRQYRVVERFEESEEVFSLLLSPVEGQIPAHRTGQYVAIAVDLPGGLRQPRQYTISSGPRGDSLRVTIKRVHGVEGAPDGQVSGWLHEHAQPGALLDVSQPSGDVVLDESDAPLVLVSAGIGITPVAAIVEDLSRRQPWRTVRLFHADKSHAHHALYSGLRRQVLAMPDARAQNWYRNDAETAPTLYPAKSGFMDLSDVELPESAQVFMCGPLPFMQRARRSLIDQGVPSENIHYEVFGPDLWAQQPA; encoded by the coding sequence GTGAGACTGTCCCCAGATTCCCAAGCCGTCGTGGCCCAGACGGCGGGCGTCGTCGCCGAGCATGCCGAAGAGATCAGCAAAGTCTTCTATCCGGACATGTTCGCCGCCCACCCCGAGCTGCTCAACGTGTTCAACCAGGCGAACCAGGCCATCGGAGAGCAGCCGAAGGCGCTGGCGGCCTCGGTCGTGGCGTTCGCGGTGCACCTGCTGGATCCCGGGGCACCGGACTTCATGCCCGTGATGCGGCGCATCGCCCACAAGCACGTCTCTCTCGGAATCAGTGCGCCCGAATACACCATCGTCGGCCGCTACCTGCTCGGTGCGGTGAAAAAGGTGCTCGGCGATGCGATCACGCCCGCGGTGGGGGCGGCCTGGGACGAGGTCTACTGGCTCTTCGCCACAGCCCTGATCGCCGAGGAGGGCAAGCTCTACGCCACGGGTGGCACTGACCCGCAAAACCCGTGGCGCCAGTACCGCGTGGTGGAGCGTTTCGAGGAGTCCGAGGAGGTCTTCTCGCTGCTGCTGTCCCCGGTGGAGGGACAAATTCCCGCGCACCGGACGGGACAGTATGTGGCCATCGCCGTCGACCTGCCGGGCGGGCTGCGCCAGCCGCGGCAATACACGATCTCCTCGGGACCGCGAGGTGACTCGCTGCGCGTGACGATCAAGCGCGTGCACGGTGTGGAGGGCGCCCCGGACGGTCAGGTCTCGGGGTGGCTGCACGAGCACGCGCAGCCGGGGGCGCTCCTCGACGTGTCGCAACCCTCCGGCGACGTGGTGCTCGATGAGAGCGACGCCCCCCTGGTGCTGGTCTCCGCGGGAATCGGCATCACTCCGGTGGCGGCGATTGTGGAGGATCTCTCCCGCCGGCAGCCGTGGCGCACCGTGCGGCTCTTCCACGCCGACAAGTCCCATGCGCACCACGCCCTGTACAGCGGACTGCGCCGGCAGGTGCTTGCGATGCCGGACGCACGGGCCCAGAACTGGTACCGCAACGACGCGGAGACAGCGCCGACCCTGTATCCGGCGAAGTCCGGGTTCATGGACCTCTCCGACGTCGAGCTCCCCGAAAGCGCACAGGTGTTCATGTGCGGACCGCTGCCGTTCATGCAGAGGGCCCGGCGCTCCCTGATTGATCAGGGCGTGCCAAGCGAGAACATCCATTACGAGGTGTTTGGACCCGACTTGTGGGCGCAACAGCCCGCGTGA
- a CDS encoding diacylglycerol kinase family protein yields the protein MQPPVATAAHAAIVYNPASRIALDQVRAAVEEQERRLGWNQSRWYPTGREDSGRGAAQEALAAEPTVVIVAGGDGTVRAVAEVIQGSGTALALVPAGTGNLLARNLGLPLGDINASVSAAFGSTTRPIDVGMAELEDTAGNRSSQVFLVMAGIGLDAQMAQNTSALAKRHLGWLAYVSPIAQSLLANRSIHLRYRVDGGRVRSARAHTIIVGNCGTLTGSMLLLPAAQPDDGLLDVVMLRPKARFDWARIGTRLAVQGVAHRSRFGRGMLQLAPDMQGLAYAQGWDFTVRFEVPHGVQLDGDSFGSILAARITIRPAALQICCGDAVPE from the coding sequence ATGCAACCACCCGTGGCCACCGCGGCGCATGCGGCGATCGTCTACAACCCGGCCAGTAGGATCGCGCTGGACCAGGTGCGTGCCGCCGTCGAGGAGCAGGAGCGTCGTCTCGGCTGGAACCAGTCCCGGTGGTATCCGACCGGCCGGGAGGACTCCGGCCGGGGAGCGGCGCAAGAAGCCTTGGCAGCGGAGCCCACGGTGGTCATCGTCGCTGGTGGAGACGGGACAGTACGGGCTGTCGCGGAAGTCATCCAGGGCAGCGGAACGGCGCTGGCCCTGGTGCCGGCGGGGACTGGCAATCTCCTGGCCCGCAACCTGGGCCTGCCCCTGGGGGACATCAACGCCTCGGTGAGTGCCGCGTTCGGCAGCACGACCCGTCCGATCGACGTGGGGATGGCCGAGCTGGAGGACACCGCCGGGAACCGGAGTAGCCAGGTGTTTTTGGTCATGGCCGGCATCGGTCTCGATGCCCAGATGGCTCAGAACACCAGTGCGCTGGCCAAGCGGCACCTCGGCTGGCTGGCCTATGTCAGTCCCATCGCGCAGTCGCTCCTGGCCAACCGATCGATTCACCTGCGGTACCGGGTCGACGGCGGGAGGGTGCGCTCAGCCCGGGCGCACACGATCATCGTGGGAAACTGTGGAACGCTCACGGGCAGCATGCTCCTGCTTCCGGCCGCCCAGCCCGACGACGGGTTGCTGGACGTCGTCATGCTGCGCCCGAAGGCCCGATTCGATTGGGCGCGGATCGGCACGCGCCTGGCCGTGCAGGGCGTGGCCCACCGCTCCCGGTTCGGACGAGGCATGCTGCAGCTGGCACCCGACATGCAGGGGTTGGCCTATGCCCAGGGCTGGGACTTCACGGTCCGCTTCGAGGTCCCGCACGGCGTGCAGCTCGACGGTGACAGCTTCGGTTCGATCCTCGCGGCCCGGATCACCATCCGGCCGGCCGCTCTGCAGATCTGCTGCGGTGACGCGGTCCCCGAATAA
- a CDS encoding iron chaperone: MTTIDDHDAYIAAAAEPFRPELQRLRSILARTLPEAEEMVAYNMPGFSIGGTVVASYAAFSKQCGLYVLPGAISAHADDIAAAGLKATKTGITFSPRKPIPDELVERLARASRKEVEA, encoded by the coding sequence ATGACGACGATCGACGACCACGACGCCTACATTGCCGCGGCAGCCGAGCCCTTCCGGCCAGAACTGCAACGGTTGCGCTCGATCCTGGCCCGCACCCTGCCTGAGGCGGAGGAGATGGTGGCGTACAACATGCCGGGCTTCAGCATCGGTGGCACTGTCGTTGCGAGTTATGCGGCGTTCAGCAAGCAGTGCGGGCTGTATGTGCTGCCGGGCGCCATCTCCGCACATGCCGATGACATCGCGGCCGCGGGCCTCAAAGCGACCAAGACCGGCATCACCTTCTCGCCGCGCAAACCCATTCCGGACGAGCTTGTCGAACGGCTGGCGCGGGCGTCGCGAAAGGAAGTCGAGGCCTGA